One part of the Rutidosis leptorrhynchoides isolate AG116_Rl617_1_P2 chromosome 1, CSIRO_AGI_Rlap_v1, whole genome shotgun sequence genome encodes these proteins:
- the LOC139872019 gene encoding protein BIIDXI, translating into MNSISAATKLFPLIWLLVSRFVAVYAADDGLLINGDFETAPSGGFADDGVGDSPNAVPSWKLNGTVELVTSGQKQGGMILIVPEGRHAVRLGNDAQISQDVKLEKGEIYSITFSASRTCAQLESLNVSVPPATQTIDLQTLYSVQGWDTYAWAFQADQEDAHVVFTNPGMEDDPTCGPIIDDIAIKKLFVPTKPKDNAVLNGDFEEGPWMFRNASLGVLLPTNLDEETSSLPGWIVESNRAVRYIDSYHFSVPGGKRALELLSGKEGIISQMVPTKPNKPYTMSFSLGHAGDMCKQPLAVMAFAGDQAENVHYTPDSNSTFQTANVNFTAKAERTRVAFYSVYYNTRSDDGSSLCGPVVDDIRVVVSRGIKDLGLSVCSLGFVVLGILFMV; encoded by the exons GCTTATTAATCAATGGTGATTTCGAGACCGCGCCATCTGGAGGCTTTGCGGATGATGGGGTCGGCGACAGCCCCAACGCAGTCCCGAGTTGGAAGTTAAACGGTACCGTTGAGCTGGTGACCTCGGGCCAAAAACAAGGCGGCATGATACTTATTGTACCCGAAGGTAGACACGCAGTAAGGCTCGGTAACGATGCTCAGATCAGCCAAGATGTGAAGTTGGAAAAAGGCGAGATTTACTCCATAACATTCAGTGCGTCTCGCACGTGCGCACAGTTAGAGTCATTGAATGTGTCGGTCCCACCTGCAACGCAGACTATTGATCTTCAAACATTGTATAGTGTTCAAGGATGGGATACATACGCCTGGGCTTTTCAAGCGGATCAAGAAGACGCCCATGTTGTTTTTACCAATCCTGGCATGGAAGATGACCCCACTTGTGGCCCCATTATTGATGACATTGCCATTAAAAAGCTTTTCGTTCCGACAAAACCCAAAG ATAATGCAGTATTGAATGGAGACTTTGAAGAAGGTCCATGGATGTTTCGAAATGCTTCACTAGGAGTTTTACTCCCAACCAACCTCGATGAAGAAACATCATCGTTACCCGGTTGGATAGTCGAGTCAAACCGTGCAGTTCGTTACATCGACTCATACCACTTCTCGGTTCCAGGAGGAAAACGGGCACTCGAATTACTATCAGGAAAAGAAGGCATAATCTCACAAATGGTTCCAACAAAACCAAACAAGCCTTATACAATGTCGTTTTCTTTAGGTCATGCGGGAGACATGTGCAAACAACCGCTTGCAGTCATGGCGTTTGCAGGTGATCAAGCCGAAAATGTACATTATACACCGGATTCTAATTCTACATTTCAAACTGCAAATGTGAATTTTACGGCTAAGGCTGAGAGGACTCGTGTGGCGTTTTATAGTGTGTATTACAACACTCGAAGTGATGACGGGAGCTCGTTATGTGGGCCCGTGGTGGATGATATTAGGGTTGTTGTTTCTCGAGGTATTAAAGATTTGGGGTTATCGGTTTGTAGTTTGGGGTTTGTGGTTTTGGGTATCTTGTTTATGGTTTAG